The Xanthomonas rydalmerensis genomic interval CGAAGCGGACTACGCCGGGCGCGCGGTGCCGTCGGCCACCATCGAACTCAATGCCAAACTGCTGTACAGCGCCGACCAGCGCGTGGTCGCCTCGCGCACCTTCCTGGTGACCCAGCCGGCCGCCGGCACCGCCGAATCGCAGGTGGTCGACGCCTTCGGCCAGGCCATGTCGCAACTCGGCCACGATGTGGTCGGCTGGACCCTGCAGCAGGGCCAGGCCGACGCGGCCACGGCGATGGCGCCGAGCGTTCCGCCGCCGGCCAGCCCGAAGCCGCCGCGGCGCTGATTGCTCCCCTGATTGCTCCCCTCTCCCACCGGGAGAGGGGTCGGGGGTGAGGGTACGGCGGCTGCGGAGTCATTTCTCCAGACACATCCCTAGCGCCCGAACCCTCATCCGCCCCTTCGGGGCACCTTCTCCCGGAGGGAGAAGGGATCAAGTCCCCCCATGACCGCTCTGCTCCCCTCTCCCACCGGGAGAGGGGTCGGGGGTGCGGGTACGGCGGCTGCGGAGTCATTTCTCCAGACACATCCCTAGCGCCCGAACCCTCATCCGCCCCTTCGGGGCACCTTCTCCCGGTGGGAGAAGGGATCAGGGCAAGGAAGGCGCAATGCGGCGGAACGTCAGGTTGATCCGCTCGCCGACCGGCTTGGCGGTGCGCGGTAGGGCGTGCCGGTACAGGCGCTGGGTGTCGCCCGCCATCAGCAGCAATCCGCCGGAGCTCAGTTCCAACGCCTGGCGCAGCGCCGGCTGCTGGCGATGGCGCAACACGAAGCGACGCGACGCGCCCAGGCTCAGCGAGGCGATCACCGGCGCCGGGCCGAGTTCGCGCTCGTCGTCGCTGTGCCAGCCCATCGCATCGCGGCCGTCGCGGTAGCGGTTGGCGAGCACGCTGTTGAACGCCACCCCGGTCTCGGCCGCCAGCCGCGCACGCAGCGGCAGCAGCGCCGGCGGCCACGGATGCGGCGCGAAGCGGGTACCGGAATAGCGGTAGCTGGCGTCGGCATCGCCGATCCAGCAGCTCAGCCGCGGCGAATCGACCAGCTTGCCGAACAGGCGGATCCGGTGCACTTCCCAAGGCACCTCGCGCAGCAACTGCGCGCACAGCGCCGTCGCCGCGGCCGGGTCCAGCCACTCGGGATACCAGCGCAACTCGGCGCCGGGCAGATCAAGTTCCATCGCGCCACGCTAGCACGCCCGCCCCCACCATACGCCGGCGTTCGGAATTTGCCCCTTCACGCGCAAACCCTGAAAAT includes:
- a CDS encoding alpha-ketoglutarate-dependent dioxygenase AlkB → MELDLPGAELRWYPEWLDPAAATALCAQLLREVPWEVHRIRLFGKLVDSPRLSCWIGDADASYRYSGTRFAPHPWPPALLPLRARLAAETGVAFNSVLANRYRDGRDAMGWHSDDERELGPAPVIASLSLGASRRFVLRHRQQPALRQALELSSGGLLLMAGDTQRLYRHALPRTAKPVGERINLTFRRIAPSLP